Proteins from a single region of Rhodospirillales bacterium:
- a CDS encoding winged helix-turn-helix transcriptional regulator produces MNVEALHVSARRASALLKAMGNPHRLMILCQLVHGERSVGELERIVGLSQSALSQHLARLRRDSLVKTRRSAQTIFYSLAGSEASMIMATLYEIYCAGGQVNGVSPMSPVEDYSTPSIHRASLR; encoded by the coding sequence GTGAATGTTGAAGCGCTGCACGTGAGCGCACGGCGCGCTAGCGCCCTGCTCAAAGCGATGGGAAACCCGCATCGGCTGATGATCTTATGTCAACTGGTGCACGGTGAACGGTCGGTAGGAGAACTTGAGCGCATCGTTGGACTGAGCCAATCCGCTCTATCCCAGCATCTCGCCCGCCTGCGACGGGATAGTTTGGTTAAGACGCGCCGATCGGCTCAAACGATTTTCTATTCCCTCGCCGGAAGTGAGGCGTCGATGATCATGGCGACGCTTTACGAAATTTATTGTGCCGGCGGTCAGGTCAACGGCGTATCGCCGATGTCGCCCGTTGAAGACTACTCAACTCCGTCGATTCATCGCGCATCGTTACGCTGA
- a CDS encoding MBL fold metallo-hydrolase: MTHASSTAAIADLVAPAPGEMRAIAAGVYWLRMPLPFALDHINLWVLDDGEGWVIIDTGIATVDVRDAWQRLFVGPLAGRRPRHLICTHFHPDHMGLAGWLCDRWGMPMSATLGEWAFGRMLAIEDDETLRGTALAFYRRAGFDDARLQLVAERGNAYRRRVEPIPSSFRRLRDGDVFDIDGRSWRVIVGLGHSPEHASLYCAETGVLIAGDQVLPRISPNISVWPQEPGADPLRLYLASLKRFADLPAETLVLPSHHAPFIGLRGRLAELAHHHDARLADTLALCSTPRTAADLLERLFRRQLDDHQVFFAVGEALAHLHYLERNNTLRRFADANGREMFVRD; this comes from the coding sequence ATGACCCACGCGTCTTCCACCGCCGCAATCGCCGACCTCGTGGCTCCCGCCCCTGGAGAGATGCGCGCGATCGCCGCCGGTGTGTACTGGCTGCGTATGCCGCTGCCCTTCGCGCTCGACCATATCAACCTTTGGGTGCTGGATGACGGCGAAGGCTGGGTGATCATCGATACTGGCATTGCCACCGTGGACGTGCGCGACGCTTGGCAGCGCTTGTTCGTCGGCCCCCTCGCCGGCCGGCGGCCGCGGCACCTGATTTGCACCCATTTTCATCCGGACCACATGGGGCTCGCCGGCTGGCTGTGCGATCGCTGGGGTATGCCGATGTCGGCGACGCTTGGCGAGTGGGCGTTCGGGCGGATGCTGGCGATTGAAGACGACGAGACCCTGCGCGGCACGGCCCTGGCGTTTTACCGACGCGCCGGCTTCGATGACGCGCGCCTGCAACTGGTCGCCGAGCGCGGCAACGCCTATCGCCGCCGGGTCGAGCCCATTCCGTCGTCGTTCCGTCGTCTGCGCGACGGTGATGTGTTCGATATTGATGGGCGATCCTGGCGCGTCATCGTCGGCCTCGGCCATTCACCGGAGCACGCAAGCCTTTATTGCGCCGAGACCGGCGTGCTGATCGCCGGCGACCAAGTGTTGCCACGGATCAGCCCGAACATCAGCGTCTGGCCGCAAGAGCCCGGCGCGGATCCGTTGCGGCTCTACCTCGCCTCGCTGAAGCGATTTGCTGATTTGCCTGCGGAGACGCTGGTTCTGCCCAGTCACCATGCGCCGTTCATCGGTCTGCGCGGGCGTCTGGCCGAGCTTGCCCACCACCACGATGCCCGCTTGGCGGACACGCTCGCACTGTGCTCAACCCCACGCACCGCGGCCGACCTTCTGGAACGCTTGTTTCGCCGCCAACTCGACGACCATCAGGTTTTCTTCGCCGTGGGCGAAGCATTGGCGCATCTGCACTACCTCGAGCGCAACAACACCCTTCGCCGCTTCGCCGATGCAAACGGACGTGAGATGTTCGTGCGCGACTGA